The following proteins are encoded in a genomic region of Terriglobia bacterium:
- a CDS encoding TIGR03087 family PEP-CTERM/XrtA system glycosyltransferase translates to MNLLYLCHRIPYPPDKGDKIRSFHQIRHLAQRHRVHLACMIDQVEDLQGINELKHYCAAVDTVYRSSSSAKTAILAALLTNKSLSVASFHSKQLQKKIAERLASEHFDRIFVFSSTMAEYVWDVNHIPRIMDFVDVDSEKWRDYAGYHSFPRSLIYRQEAVRLAHYEERISLNFDHSIFVSEAEANLFRRRINHRPISVVPNGVDFDYFAQRVASPVLADGPVIIFVGAMDYFPNIDAVRYFCKDIFPLVRKSRPEARFYIVGSRPAREVIRLGRIANVKVTGWVPDVRPYLAMASVSVAPFRIARGIQNKILEAMASGVPVVSTSRAVQGIGASEKDGLRIEDEPGAFARQILRLLDAPQLGEECAQHARDYVCIHHQWQQIGKLIEDILQAVPAPRS, encoded by the coding sequence ATGAACCTACTTTACCTCTGTCATCGGATTCCCTACCCTCCTGACAAAGGTGACAAGATCCGATCTTTTCATCAGATCCGGCATCTTGCGCAACGCCACAGAGTGCATTTGGCGTGCATGATCGACCAGGTCGAGGATCTGCAGGGCATAAACGAGCTCAAACACTATTGTGCTGCTGTTGACACTGTCTACCGCAGCTCATCGTCAGCGAAAACCGCAATCCTGGCCGCCCTGCTGACCAACAAGTCGCTCTCGGTAGCGTCTTTTCACTCGAAGCAACTACAGAAAAAAATCGCCGAACGCCTGGCTTCCGAGCACTTTGACAGAATATTTGTCTTTTCTTCGACCATGGCAGAGTATGTCTGGGATGTAAATCACATTCCGCGCATCATGGATTTTGTCGACGTGGATTCCGAAAAGTGGCGCGATTATGCCGGCTATCATTCATTCCCACGGTCACTGATTTACCGGCAAGAAGCGGTTCGCCTGGCGCACTATGAAGAGCGCATCTCCCTGAATTTCGACCATTCGATATTTGTTTCTGAAGCGGAAGCCAACCTCTTTAGGAGAAGGATCAACCACAGGCCCATCTCTGTGGTTCCCAACGGCGTGGACTTCGACTACTTTGCGCAGCGCGTTGCCAGTCCGGTCCTTGCGGACGGTCCCGTCATCATTTTCGTGGGGGCAATGGACTACTTTCCGAACATAGATGCGGTTCGTTACTTCTGCAAGGACATCTTCCCTCTGGTGCGGAAAAGCAGGCCGGAGGCGCGTTTTTATATCGTGGGAAGCCGCCCCGCGCGCGAGGTTATCAGGCTGGGCCGAATCGCCAATGTCAAGGTAACCGGGTGGGTCCCCGATGTGCGCCCCTACCTGGCGATGGCGTCCGTATCCGTCGCTCCGTTCCGGATCGCCCGGGGCATTCAGAACAAGATTCTCGAAGCCATGGCATCGGGGGTTCCGGTCGTTTCGACCTCACGAGCGGTTCAGGGAATCGGAGCCTCCGAGAAAGACGGCCTCAGAATAGAAGACGAGCCAGGTGCTTTCGCCCGGCAGATCCTGCGCCTGTTGGACGCGCCGCAACTCGGCGAAGAGTGTGCCCAGCATGCCCGAGACTACGTCTGCATTCATCACCAGTGGCAGCAGATTGGAAAGCTGATCGAGGATATCCTCCAGGCCGTGCCGGCGCCCAGGAGCTGA
- a CDS encoding glycosyltransferase — protein MSTQCSHNNKLVFISWALSCRRSDSIARRLGGTSYMVYSGAWGSRYSTIAFKYASQIVKTLKILIRTKPHAVFVMTPPIVACLPVLVYAKLAGASYSIDAHTAAFVDPPWRHILFIHKYFSRRAATTIVTNEYLQKLVQAWGAHATIVADVRVCFPDPAHVSLDGGSNMALVCSFTRDEPVALFLRAARSLPQIKFYVTGDHADADPSLVKNRPDNVVFTGFLPEAEYVGLLMSSDAVICLTTVDHTMQRGAYESIYLGKPVITSNFEVLRKTFHKGAVFVDNRVEDIVRGIVQMRADLRKYQEEAQQLREEKLRQWETVEAELRRFL, from the coding sequence ATGAGTACCCAGTGCTCCCATAACAACAAGCTGGTATTCATTTCGTGGGCCCTCTCCTGCAGAAGAAGCGACAGCATCGCCCGCAGGCTCGGAGGAACTTCCTATATGGTCTACTCGGGGGCATGGGGAAGCCGATATTCGACGATCGCTTTCAAGTATGCTTCCCAGATCGTAAAGACCCTGAAAATCCTGATCCGAACCAAACCGCATGCCGTCTTCGTAATGACGCCTCCCATCGTCGCCTGTCTTCCAGTCTTGGTCTATGCAAAACTTGCGGGGGCTTCTTACTCGATCGACGCGCACACCGCCGCATTCGTGGACCCACCATGGCGGCACATCCTTTTCATCCACAAATATTTTTCACGGCGCGCAGCTACGACGATTGTAACCAACGAGTATCTTCAGAAATTAGTGCAGGCATGGGGAGCGCATGCAACGATCGTCGCGGATGTGCGCGTCTGTTTCCCGGATCCTGCGCACGTGAGCCTCGACGGCGGTTCCAATATGGCCCTCGTTTGCAGCTTTACCAGGGATGAGCCCGTGGCATTGTTTTTGCGCGCCGCACGCAGCCTGCCCCAAATCAAGTTCTATGTCACCGGCGATCATGCGGATGCGGATCCGAGTCTTGTCAAAAATAGGCCGGATAATGTCGTGTTCACCGGATTTTTGCCGGAGGCCGAATATGTCGGTTTGTTGATGTCCTCGGACGCGGTCATATGCCTGACTACCGTGGACCATACAATGCAGCGGGGAGCGTATGAGTCCATTTATCTCGGCAAGCCGGTGATCACGTCCAATTTCGAGGTTCTCAGGAAAACATTCCATAAGGGCGCAGTCTTTGTCGATAACAGAGTCGAGGACATCGTACGGGGCATTGTTCAGATGAGAGCCGACCTCAGGAAATATCAAGAGGAGGCACAGCAATTGAGGGAAGAAAAGCTGCGTCAGTGGGAAACCGTGGAAGCCGAGCTGCGGCGTTTCTTATAA
- a CDS encoding DUF362 domain-containing protein: MAYECSRVFAEPCATYDSPEIMACIARWDDLFSQYLHPGQCVILKPNWINSAHKYRPDEWQSLITHPSVITGVLDSVLRFLQGKGRVVITDAPATSCSWRALMDRMRPDQWVEMGKRHGIQVDIVDLRDDEWTVSHDVALQRRRLPGDPLGSTQCDLGQFSEFNTQQQGSRRYYGADYDINETNLTHSNGHHKYKLSRSVISADVFINLPKLKTHKKAGITSSLKNLVGINTYKNWLPHYSVGTPEQGGDEFQHNSMKNRWEGALARRIKHLLSTQPRAGRYLLPAITLVRMFFGDTRRVIRSGNWHGNDTIWRMILDLNKALLYCNPDGSIRHDIPQTRKPYISIVDAITAGEGDGPLSPDPKHTGLLIAGANPVSVDAFCAKLMGFDWMKIPAIKNAFAIRHYPIADFNYEDIHVVSSDRQLNGRLLDIPAQIGCRFKPHFAWVGHIESDPAATGAPSRPPIPGHAERSTFPNYMPGDK, translated from the coding sequence ATGGCATATGAGTGTTCAAGAGTATTCGCCGAGCCCTGCGCCACATATGATAGTCCTGAGATTATGGCCTGTATTGCTCGCTGGGATGACCTCTTTTCCCAGTATCTTCATCCGGGTCAATGTGTGATTCTCAAACCCAACTGGATCAACAGCGCTCATAAGTATCGCCCTGATGAATGGCAAAGCTTGATAACACATCCCAGCGTAATAACTGGCGTGCTTGATTCCGTCCTGCGTTTCCTTCAGGGTAAAGGAAGAGTTGTGATCACCGACGCTCCTGCGACTTCTTGCTCCTGGCGAGCCCTGATGGACCGCATGAGACCTGATCAATGGGTAGAAATGGGTAAGCGTCATGGCATACAGGTTGACATCGTAGACCTTCGCGATGACGAGTGGACCGTCAGTCACGACGTCGCACTGCAGCGCAGAAGACTGCCGGGAGACCCTCTCGGCTCCACACAATGTGATCTTGGCCAATTCAGCGAATTTAATACGCAGCAACAAGGTAGCCGTCGTTACTATGGTGCGGACTATGATATCAATGAAACAAATCTGACCCACTCCAATGGCCACCATAAATACAAACTTTCTAGATCCGTCATTTCGGCTGATGTATTTATAAATCTTCCCAAACTAAAAACCCACAAAAAGGCTGGCATTACCTCCTCGCTCAAAAATCTTGTGGGCATCAACACTTACAAGAATTGGCTTCCTCATTACTCAGTGGGCACACCCGAACAAGGTGGTGATGAATTCCAGCACAATTCAATGAAAAACCGCTGGGAAGGTGCATTGGCGCGTCGCATTAAACACCTCCTGTCGACACAGCCGCGGGCGGGGAGATATCTTCTGCCAGCAATAACCCTTGTGAGAATGTTTTTCGGCGATACCCGGCGAGTCATTCGAAGCGGAAACTGGCACGGGAACGACACCATATGGCGCATGATCCTGGACCTCAATAAGGCTTTATTGTACTGCAATCCCGATGGTTCAATACGACACGATATTCCGCAGACGCGCAAGCCCTATATCAGCATTGTCGATGCCATTACGGCCGGCGAAGGTGACGGCCCCTTGTCTCCGGACCCAAAACACACCGGCCTGTTGATCGCAGGAGCCAACCCGGTTTCCGTTGATGCGTTCTGTGCGAAGCTCATGGGTTTTGACTGGATGAAGATACCTGCAATCAAAAACGCCTTCGCCATCAGGCACTATCCCATCGCAGACTTTAACTACGAGGACATCCATGTTGTGTCCAGCGATCGGCAGTTAAACGGCCGCCTCCTCGACATCCCGGCTCAGATCGGGTGCCGCTTTAAGCCGCATTTCGCATGGGTCGGGCATATTGAAAGCGACCCTGCTGCAACGGGTGCGCCCTCGCGCCCGCCGATCCCGGGACACGCCGAACGAAGCACCTTTCCAAACTACATGCCCGGCGATAAATGA
- the asnB gene encoding asparagine synthase (glutamine-hydrolyzing) — MCGICGVYYFDGRPIDELVVRKMSDIQRHRGPDESGVYVGRQAALGHRRLSIIDLSTGRQPLSNEDGSIWITFNGEIYNFQELREGLKGHHDFRTRTDTETVVHLYEQYPDSFIEKLRGMFSFGLWDQARQTLILARDRVGKKPLFYYLDDEKLVFGSEIKSILCHPALRLEIREDAVSDYLSLGYVPAPKSIYRRIHKVRPGHYLKFEGPNLREIPYWDLKFAEDVEFSEKQWLEMFLAELRTAVDIRLMSEVPLGAFLSGGLDSSAVVFVMSQILKQPVKTATIGFAEDSFDESAYARQVARHLGSDHHERVVTPEKIGTIEKLVWHYDEPFSDSSALPTYFVSQVAREKVTVCLSGDGGDENFAGYRRYFFDQQENRLRAVMPLWLRRPVFGPLGRMYPKMDWAPRFIRAKTTFQSLAHDALEGYFESMSTFRGYEKPSILSDDLKARLKDYQTIEVFREHYDRAGTADPLSRIQYLDIKTYLTDDILTKVDRASMANSLEVRCPLLDHVLMGLVARMPSRLKLNGGTGKYLFKKSMQGCLPDNIIHRSKMGFGVPLADWFRSGIHDYAREFLIGRKDPFLNSAFISKMWDQHQSRVRDRSNELWSILMFRLWLQRFAPEVG; from the coding sequence TTGTGTGGAATTTGCGGCGTTTACTATTTTGACGGGAGACCGATCGACGAGCTCGTGGTCCGCAAAATGTCCGATATCCAGCGGCACAGGGGGCCGGATGAATCCGGCGTCTATGTGGGCCGGCAGGCCGCTTTGGGCCACCGCCGCCTGAGCATCATTGATCTGAGTACTGGCCGCCAGCCTCTCAGTAATGAGGACGGCAGCATATGGATAACCTTTAATGGCGAAATCTACAACTTCCAGGAACTTCGGGAAGGGCTGAAAGGCCATCACGACTTTCGGACCCGTACCGACACGGAGACCGTCGTTCACCTGTACGAGCAATATCCGGATAGTTTCATCGAAAAACTGCGAGGCATGTTTTCATTCGGATTATGGGACCAGGCCAGGCAAACACTGATCCTGGCCCGGGACCGTGTGGGTAAAAAGCCTCTCTTTTACTACCTGGACGATGAAAAACTGGTTTTTGGTTCCGAGATCAAATCGATTCTCTGCCACCCGGCACTCCGGCTCGAAATCCGTGAGGACGCCGTCAGCGACTATCTCTCACTGGGTTACGTTCCGGCGCCCAAGTCCATCTACCGCCGGATCCACAAGGTGCGGCCGGGACATTATCTTAAATTTGAGGGACCCAACCTGCGGGAAATACCCTACTGGGATCTCAAATTCGCCGAGGACGTAGAGTTCTCCGAAAAGCAATGGCTCGAAATGTTCCTGGCTGAATTGAGAACCGCGGTGGACATCAGGCTGATGAGCGAGGTGCCGCTGGGAGCATTCCTGTCCGGCGGGCTCGACTCATCGGCAGTGGTCTTCGTGATGAGCCAGATCCTCAAACAGCCCGTGAAGACTGCCACTATCGGTTTTGCCGAGGATTCTTTCGACGAATCCGCTTATGCCCGCCAGGTGGCCAGGCATTTAGGCAGCGATCACCACGAGCGCGTTGTGACTCCGGAGAAGATCGGCACCATCGAGAAACTGGTCTGGCACTATGACGAGCCCTTTTCAGATTCTTCGGCGCTTCCCACCTACTTTGTCAGCCAGGTGGCCCGCGAAAAAGTCACCGTTTGTCTCAGCGGCGATGGCGGTGACGAGAACTTTGCCGGCTATCGGCGCTACTTTTTCGACCAGCAGGAAAATCGCCTGAGGGCCGTCATGCCTCTGTGGCTGAGAAGGCCGGTTTTCGGCCCCTTGGGCAGGATGTATCCTAAAATGGACTGGGCGCCCCGGTTCATCCGCGCGAAAACGACTTTCCAGAGCCTGGCTCATGATGCTCTGGAGGGCTATTTTGAGAGCATGTCGACATTCCGCGGCTACGAAAAGCCCTCTATTTTGTCGGACGATCTGAAGGCTCGTCTCAAGGATTATCAGACCATAGAGGTCTTTCGTGAGCATTACGACAGGGCAGGTACGGCCGATCCCCTCTCACGGATCCAGTACCTCGACATCAAGACCTATCTCACCGACGACATCCTTACCAAGGTGGACCGTGCCAGCATGGCCAATTCCCTTGAAGTCCGATGCCCGCTGCTGGATCACGTGTTGATGGGCCTGGTGGCAAGGATGCCCTCCAGATTGAAGCTCAATGGAGGAACCGGCAAGTACCTTTTCAAGAAGTCGATGCAGGGATGCCTGCCGGACAACATTATCCATCGGTCCAAGATGGGTTTCGGTGTTCCTCTTGCAGATTGGTTCCGGTCCGGGATCCATGATTATGCCCGGGAATTCCTGATCGGGAGGAAAGATCCCTTCCTCAACTCCGCATTTATCAGCAAGATGTGGGACCAACACCAGTCTCGAGTCAGAGACCGCTCCAACGAGCTGTGGAGTATCTTAATGTTCCGATTGTGGCTGCAGCGCTTCGCTCCTGAAGTCGGATGA